In Archocentrus centrarchus isolate MPI-CPG fArcCen1 chromosome 22, fArcCen1, whole genome shotgun sequence, one DNA window encodes the following:
- the LOC115772318 gene encoding tumor necrosis factor alpha-induced protein 2-like, producing MRSRSGSSTVDGIRLNISPDQSVRSGTRWIRGKIQKILRNPTGQVADSGPTNTDGHQSPSEEEQPFVTPNFEECLEGQYLCEATQLLIDREKHLFGEITEANEQEVEKLAADHEALEKRMQQTLQQSLSLNPQDVSEDVTSALMSAVKAISLEEEQDQLWKKRCRTPPAWRPTKWKERHDSVLHELVNGRMDNPSILVGDQVNQSSIQADINSMGRQLKDDLLLVVTVVNSCYPPEMDICNFYARLYHQTFSSRLRKIADFVLDDRDCIFLLQWVNEFYPGILQKSELANNINTEALGKLLPDELLKALEEQYLSKQQSDLMIFTDRALDAAKKEWDQGKEPTRDDGCYVSPVACDVIQIINGVLTSAQKIVGDEHKPQQIASHLTGFMQRYRALQEDIIKHNRPHSKALIKANLGCVKQFRDFLTTKSHLFPEDVRENCLQVLTEMKQSAHTYLLNPVHKVLKPHYQKLGTSDWLKKNVFEKLLFSTDEELQQLQGSAQSCHQELICQLHREVTEEYVRRLLRGEVKLKDRDRQQKAYMTMKENAERLHELFTRMGSKQEWLKEILTKIAEVLKLQDIPAIQMQIVSLGSAYPDLSEKHVSALLKLKTTLTKADRKTIKATLSDTLKESRADAETRTFFSNVEVR from the exons ATGCGGTCCCGGTCTGGCTCATCCACGGTAGACGGCATCAGGCTCAACATTTCCCCTGATCAAAGTGTGAGGTCTGGAACGAGATGGATCAGAGGAAAAATCCAAAAGATCTTGCGAAACCCCACGGGTCAGGTCGCTGACAGTGGTCCCACCAACACTGATGGACACCAGTCACCCAGTGAAGAGGAGCAGCCCTTTG TGACTCCTAATTTTGAGGAATGCCTTGAGGGACAATACTTATGTGAGGCCACCCAACTTCTGATAGACAGGGAGAAACATCTGTTTGGGGAGATAACCGAGGCTAATGAGCAAGAAGTAGAAAAGCTCGCTGCAGACCATGAAGCCCTTGAAAAGCGCATGCAGCAGACTCTGCAGCAGAGTCTCTCTCTCAACCCTCAAGATGTCAGTGAGGACGTGACGTCTGCTCTGATGTCTGCCGTGAAGGCCATCAGCCTTGAGGAAGAGCAGGACcagctgtggaaaaaaagaTGCCGAACTCCGCCAGCCTGGAGGCCCACGAAGTGGAAGGAGCGCCATGACTCAGTGCTTCATGAATTAGTAAATGGTCGTATGGATAACCCATCGATCCTCGTTGGTGACCAGGTGAACCAGTCATCTATCCAGGCAGACATCAACTCCATGGGCAGGCAGCTGAAAGACGACCTGCTGTTGGTGGTGACGGTGGTGAACAGCTGCTACCCACCAGAGATGGACATCTGCAATTTTTATGCAAGACTCTACCACCAAACGTTCAGTTCCAGACTCAGAAAGATTGCAGACTTTGTTCTGGATGACAGGGACTGCATTTTCCTCCTGCAGTGGGTGAACGAGTTTTATCCAGG AATCCTTCAAAAATCTGAGCTGGCCAATAACATCAATACTGAAGCGCTGGGaaagctgcttcctgatgagttACTGAAAGCTCTGGAGGAGCAGTACCTCAGCAAACAGCAG agtgacCTGATGATTTTTACTGACCGAGCACTGGATGCTGCAAAGAAAGAGTGGGATCAAGGAAAGGAGCCAACAAGAGACGATGGTTGCTACGTCAGTCCTGTGGCCTGCGATGTCATCCAG ATAATCAACGGTGTCCTGACATCAGCACAGAAAATTGTAGGAGACGAGCACAAGCCCCAACAAATAGCATCCCACCTGACAGGCTTCATGCAAAG GTATAGAGCTCTTCAGGAAGACATCATCAAGCACAACAGACCCCACAGCAAAGCGCTCATAAAGGCAAACCTCGGCTGTGTCAAACAGTTCAG GGACTTCCTCACCACGAAGAGCCACCTGTTCCCGGAGGACGTGCGGGAAAACTGTTTACAGGTTCTGACTGAGATGAAACAGTCTGCCCACACTTATTTATTAAACCCTGTTCACAAGGTCCTCAAA CCTCACTACCAGAAGCTGGGAACCAGTGACTGGCTGAAGAAGAATGTGTTTGAGAAGCTGCTTTTCAGCACCGATGAAGAGCTTCAACAACTTCAGGGTTCGGCTCAATCCTGTCACCAG GAGCTGATTTGTCAGCTTCATCGGGAAGTGACAGAAGAATACGTCCGGAGGCTCCTGAGAGGAGAGGTCAAACTGAAGGACAGGGATCGGCAGCAGAAGGCTTACATGACAATGAAAGAAAACGCAGAGAGATTGCATGAGCTGTTTACCAGAATG GGATCAAAGCAAGAGTGGTTAAAGGAAATCCTGACCAAGATAGCAGAAGTGCTAAAACTCCAAGATATCCCTGCCATACAGATGCAAATAGTTTCACTGGGCTCTGCCTATCCTGACCTCAG TGAAAAACACGTTTCAGCTCTGCTCAAACTCAAGACAACCCTCACCAAAGCCGACAGGAAAACAATCAAAGCCACTCTGTCGGACACACTGAAAGAAAGCCGTGCTGATGCTGAAACCCGGACGTTTTTCTCCAACGTTGAAGTGAGATGA
- the LOC115773093 gene encoding uncharacterized protein LOC115773093, translated as MRKMSIFKGRKGRSESKKPLIEKNNNTQDGNDHAGYMFENSLAQNTFNTAEECMQRQKIISILELVQCLGVSSESIYNPTEPNLELLNVTDWPLDQTFNMLQNLLQKISTASHCLLLMDWAQSKYMSREVSFNPDKMFCEWEEKATKKLLKSVQKEIRDSLDKILLNETRTEGWKEEDYIKLYLDTIQCVNAMPNEAQKISPRVHDQVKEVCFQEFLTFVKRYSAEQTEDLKKKAETDKSETINFLKTLKTCKELRKYVQTEGAGVTASLRQETLSTLMNLEASTLALLMKTVTDIAENHLKTYFKSDKGLNFMLNSVQKHFPNLPYVLDEQKMVMQGAYKIITHTYVKHLIKCSQRNLKKRWGPNVGERITEDANQLHNAISEMAPGGQECPQMLLRIQEAVDCKSIDSLKMILAHMQRDYRPQSEGLDLAALLTWKGLSKSQVREVLEALPGSESRPTSISCFSCCICS; from the exons ATGAGAAAGATGTCGATTTTCAAAGGAAGGAAGGGAAGGAGTGAAAGCAAGAAACCTTTAatagagaaaaacaacaacacacaagaTG GAAATGACCATGCGGGTTACATGTTTGAGAACTCCTTGGCCCAGAACACCTTCAACACTGCAGAGGAATGcatgcagagacagaaaatcaTCTCTATTCTGGAGCTAGTTCAGTGTCTCGGGGTGTCCTCTGAAAGCATTTACAACCCCACAGAGCCTAATTTGGAACTACTGAATGTCACCGATTGGCCCCTCGATCAGACATTCAATATGCTGCAGAATCTGCTCCAGAAGATCAGCACTGCCAGTCATTGCCTCCTACTGATGGACTGGGCCCAAAGCAAATATATGAG CAGGGAGGTGAGTTTTAATCCAGACAAAATGTTCTGCGAATGGGAAGAAAAGGCAACAAAGAAACTGCTTAAAAGTGTGCAG AAAGAGATCAGAGACTCCCTGGACAAAATCCTGCTGAATGAGACCCGCACAGAAGGCTGGAAGGAAGAAGATTATATTAAACTTTATTTGGACACTATCCAG TGCGTTAACGCCATGCCCAATGAAGCACAAAAAATCAGTCCCAGAGTGCACGATCAAGTCAAGGAGGTGTGTTTCCAAGAGTTCCTGACATTTGTGAAAAG GTACAGCGCAGAGCAGACTGAGGATCTTaagaaaaaggcagaaacagaCAAATCGGAAACAATAAACTTCCTCAAGACTCTGAAAACCTGTAAGGAACTCAG GAAGTACGTTCAGACCGAAGGTGCGGGTGTCACAGCTTCTCTTCGCCAAGAAACTCTGTCAACACTTATGAATCTGGAGGCTTCTACTCTCGCACTCCTGATGAAAACTGTAACTGACATTGCAGAG AACCATCTTAAAACTTACTTCAAATCAGATAAGGGGCTGAACTTCATGCTCAATAGTGTTCAGAAGCATTTCCCAAACCTGCCCTATGTTTTGGATGAGCAAAAA ATGGTGATGCAAGGGGCCTATAAGATCATCACCCATACTTACGTGAAACATCTTATCAAGTGCAGCCAGCGCAACCTGAAGAAGCGATGGGGTCCCAATGTTGGCGAAAGAATAACTGAAGATGCAAACCAACTTCACAACGCCATCTCAGAAATG gctcCTGGTGGCCAAGAGTGTCCCCAGATGCTGCTGCGCATCCAAGAGGCGGTGGACTGCAAGTCCATCGATTCGCTGAAGATGATACTGGCACACATGCAGCGAGACTATCGCCCACAGAG tgagGGCTTGGACCTGGCCGCCCTGCTGACGTGGAAGGGTCTTTCTAAAAGCCAGGTTAGAGAGGTACTGGAGGCTCTTCCTGGCAGTGAATCCAGACCCACCTCCAtatcctgtttctcctgttgTATCTGCTCATGA
- the LOC115772682 gene encoding LOW QUALITY PROTEIN: protein FAM216A-like (The sequence of the model RefSeq protein was modified relative to this genomic sequence to represent the inferred CDS: deleted 1 base in 1 codon; substituted 1 base at 1 genomic stop codon) codes for MSALKPESQVLLIEDTEMGGDQWKPEFKNGAGNSGLKIRRPPADQHLTTIQIPTAVTAASFLKHTALTPAQREYLRTIASSYSTEHARSLITQHYLNVLYRCIRADYSPKGDTLLAAPVASPENDREGRQSKAQSEHPSRASDASERRKVKKXHKTQTQRRKSPRRARIKLLDEEEEEEGPDDSLSECLSSLSVGEWERDSFSES; via the exons ATGTCTGCATTGAAACCTGAGAGCCAGGTTTTACTTATCGAGGACACGGAGATGGGAGGGGATCAGTGGAAACCAG aatttaaaaatggtGCCGGAAACAGTGGTTTGAAAATCCGCCGACCACCAGCTGATCAGCACCTAACAACCATACAGATCCCCACAGCTGTGACTGCAGCCTCATTTCTGAAG CACACAGCACTGACACCGGCTCAGAGGGAGTATCTGCGCACCATTGCATCTTCCTACAGCACTGAACATGCCCGCAGCCTCATCACCCAGCACTACTTGAACGTGCTGTACAGGTGTATACGAGCAG ACTACAGTCCCAAAGGAGACACACTACTTGCGGCTCCTGTAGCCTCACCTGAGAATGACAGAGAAGGTCGTCAGTCAAAAGCACAATCAGAACATCCTTCAAG GGCCTCTGATGCATCAGAACGCAGAAAGGTTAAGAAAt gacacaaaacacaaacacaaagaagaaaaagtccAAGAA GAGCCAGGATCAAACTGTtggatgaggaagaagaggaggaaggaccGGATGATTCTCTGAGTGAATGTCTGAGCTCACTCTCTGTGGGAGAATGGGAGCGTGACAGCTTCTCTGAATCATAG